One Phoenix dactylifera cultivar Barhee BC4 chromosome 8, palm_55x_up_171113_PBpolish2nd_filt_p, whole genome shotgun sequence genomic window carries:
- the LOC103702519 gene encoding probable pectinesterase/pectinesterase inhibitor 34 — MGYGRLGSSESLPPVSQSLPSQTGSTRRKRRFILLGLLAVVLLIASGVSVGLLVRSRARTSGSGTNRTPTQAISQTCALTRYPALCVSSLLDFPGALEAGDRDLVHISLNMTVQRVGKALYQASAVAGVSMDFLARSAYDDCMELLDDSLDQLSQSLAVIAPTGSHPAGASDEDVLTWLSSAVTNQDTCTEGLADVANGYVRAQMETNLKDLAELVSNCLAIFSAASRNKDFSGIPIQNKKRRLLSSAGDGEFPEWVGRRDRRLLQVPAAKIQADMVVAKDGNGTHKSIADAVKAAPELSARRIIIYVKAGRYVENIKVGRKKTNLMFIGDGKGMTIVAGSRSVADKYTTFSTATFASTGNGFIMKDMTIENWAGPAKHQAVALRVGADQAVVYRCNIIGYQDTLYVHSQRQFFRECDIFGTVDFIFGNAAVVLQNCSLWARKPMEKQKNTITAQNRKDPNQNTGISIHACRVVATPELERVKWTYPTYLGRPWKLYSRTVYMLSYMGDHIHPAGWLEWNGAFALDTLYYGEYMNYGPGAALGKRVKWPGYRVITLPEEASKFTVAKFIYGSSWLPSTGVAFMAGLSV, encoded by the exons ATGGGCTATGGCCGGCTCGGCTCGTCCGAGTCCCTCCCCCCCGTCTCCCAATCGTTACCGAGTCAAACCGGTTCAACTCGCCGCAAGCGCCGGTTCATCCTTCTGGGCCTCCTCGCCGTCGTCCTCCTCATCGCCTCCGGCGTCTCGGTGGGCCTCCTGGTCCGCTCCAGGGCCCGCACCTCCGGTTCAGGCACGAACCGCACCCCGACCCAGGCCATCTCCCAGACCTGCGCCCTGACCAGGTACCCGGCGCTGTGCGTGAGCTCCCTCCTCGACTTCCCCGGCGCCCTCGAAGCCGGCGACCGCGACCTCGTCCACATCTCCCTCAACATGACCGTCCAGCGCGTCGGCAAGGCGCTCTACCAGGCCTCGGCAGTCGCCGGCGTCTCCATGGACTTCCTCGCCCGCTCCGCCTACGACGACTGCATGGAGCTCCTCGACGACTCCCTCGACCAGCTCTCCCAGTCCCTCGCGGTCATCGCTCCAACCGGCTCCCACCCCGCCGGCGCCTCCGACGAGGACGTCCTCACCTGGCTCAGCTCCGCAGTAACCAACCAGGACACCTGCACCGAGGGCCTCGCCGACGTCGCCAACGGCTACGTCCGGGCCCAGATGGAGACCAACCTTAAAGACCTCGCCGAGCTCGTCAGCAACTGCCTCGCCATCTTCTCCGCCGCCAGCCGGAACAAGGATTTCTCCGGCATCCCCATCCAGAACAAGAAGCGGCGCCTCCTCTCCTCCGCCGGCGACGGAGAATTCCCAGAGTGGGTGGGGCGGAGAGACCGGAGGCTGCTCCAGGTCCCGGCGGCCAAGATCCAGGCCGACATGGTGGTGGCCAAGGACGGTAACGGGACCCACAAATCGATCGCCGACGCCGTCAAGGCCGCCCCCGAGCTCAGCGCCCGCCGCATTATCATCTACGTCAAGGCCGGCCGCTACGTCGAGAACATCAAGGTCGGCCGGAAGAAAACAAATCTGATGTTCATCGGCGACGGCAAGGGCATGACAATCGTCGCCGGATCCCGCAGCGTCGCCGACAAATACACCACCTTCAGCACCGCCACCTTCG CATCGACGGGGAATGGATTCATAATGAAGGACATGACCATCGAGAACTGGGCCGGGCCAGCAAAGCACCAGGCGGTGGCGCTCCGGGTGGGGGCCGACCAAGCCGTCGTGTACCGGTGCAACATAATCGGCTACCAGGACACGCTATACGTGCACTCCCAGCGGCAGTTCTTCCGGGAATGCGACATATTCGGGACCGTCGACTTCATCTTCGGCAACGCGGCGGTGGTGCTGCAGAATTGCAGCTTGTGGGCTCGAAAGCCGATGGAGAAACAGAAAAACACCATCACGGCGCAGAACAGGAAGGATCCCAACCAGAACACCGGCATCTCTATCCatgcttgccgagtcgtcgCCACGCCGGAGCTGGAGCGGGTGAAATGGACTTACCCCACTTACCTCGGCCGGCCGTGGAAGCTGTACTCCAGGACAGTGTATATGCTATCCTACATGGGAGATCATATCCACCCGGCGGGCTGGCTGGAGTGGAATGGTGCGTTTGCGCTGGATACGCTATACTACGGTGAGTATATGAATTACGGGCCGGGGGCGGCCTTGGGGAAGAGAGTGAAATGGCCGGGATATAGGGTGATAACGTTGCCGGAGGAGGCGAGTAAGTTTACCGTAGCGAAGTTTATCTACGGCTCTTCTTGGCTACCCTCCACCGGAGTGGCCTTCATGGCTGGCTTATCCGTATGA